The Amphiprion ocellaris isolate individual 3 ecotype Okinawa chromosome 6, ASM2253959v1, whole genome shotgun sequence genome contains a region encoding:
- the LOC129349161 gene encoding uncharacterized protein LOC129349161, translating into MALSQIEEKPAVFSAPAANGVSAASCSNDPASMGPAAPPPLLDIETAVHSAGSASPPVAVPDQQLSSRPSTSASRRRLLEEAVRRRSGASTALARPWIIVPALSLLPVMTVIIIRSPRSSPPPDLALLSAQGPPPPLPLSGPPQRYSGGTHAQLRLLSLPVARRCQRSVPQLQMEALLACPTSHLVYCLVPQLSSSATASSETSISSTPTLCVFLAPPLL; encoded by the coding sequence ATGGCTCTGTCGCAGATTGAAGAAAAGCCAGCGGTTTTCTCTGCACCAGCAGCCAACGGCGTGTCAGCGGCTTCCTGCTCCAACGACCCGGCATCCATGGGCCCGGCGGCTCCCCCTCCGCTGCTGGACATCGAGACGGCTGTACACTCCGCCGGATCGGCATCCCCGCCGGTTGCAGTCCCGGATCAGCAGCTGTCATCCCGCCCCTCGACCTCTGCTTCACGCCGGAGGCTCCTAGAGGAGGCTGTGCGGAGGCGTTCGGGAGCCTCCACTGCCCTGGCACGACCCTGGATCATCGTCCCGGCGCTGAGTCTGCTACCTGTCATGACGGTCATCATCATCCGGAGCCCACGGAGCTCCCCTCCGCCAGACCTGGCACTGCTGTCGGCACAAGGACCTCCGCCTCCCCTCCCGCTGAGCGGCCCGCCTCAGCGCTACAGCGGAGGGACACACGCCCAGCTCCGGCTTCTCTCCCTGCCCGTCGCCCGAAGGTGCCAGCGAAGCGTTCCCCAGCTCCAGATGGAGGCGTTGCTGGCTTGCCCCACCAGTCACCTCGTCTACTGTTTAGTCCCACAACTCTCATCATCGGCGACAGCATCGTCAGAAACATCCATTTCTTCAACGCCAACACTCTGTGTTTTCCTGGCGCCACCGTTGCTGTAA